The Brassica oleracea var. oleracea cultivar TO1000 chromosome C7, BOL, whole genome shotgun sequence sequence AATGACACAAAAAAAATGTGCTGCGTTTCATAAGAAAAAACTATAGTTGAGAAAAAATCCAAACAAAATTAAATAAAATGATTGGAGAAACATATAAAAATATATATTCACAAAAGCAATTAGAGAGACATGAAGTTCTCAATGTCGTCAAATCCAACAACGTCCCATCTTTTGGTGTTGTAGCGGTTGGATTTTATGTAAACTTTTCTCAAATGGTTCTTTTGTAGATTGTAAAGAAACACGTAGAAATGAGTTGTAACTTGAGGTAAAACGATAAACTGGTCGTCGGGTCTAGTAATATGTTGAGGAACCAAGATAACGTCACAGTTTCTAGTTGTACCTTGTACCCTCAAACTCATATTATGGACTATATGCGTTTTGACCATATTCATATGAGAAGGATGCAACACCAAAGTCTTCCTTGACCAACTATTCTTCTCTTCATCTTCCCTCACCCATAGTTCCATCACACCGTCTTTTACAAGATCGGAATAGTCTAAAATAGCTAGTCTTCCATCGTATTCTATAATCTCAGTATAATAATACCGACACCAAAAGGCATCTTCAACATTTTGGAGCACGCTGATTTCTTCAGAACTAATATCGAATCTCACAAACACAGGAGAAAGCAAATCAGGAACCAAACCTAGGTAATACATACGCCCATTCATTGTCAATCCTTGTGTGAAAGGACTATGTTGTGGACATGGACTTGGTATCTTTCTCCATTGTCTAGACACACCTCCTCCTAGTGTGAAGACCCAATGCTCCATCCTTCGAACATTGTGTGTTGAAACTATGCAAACCACTTTATATTGATCATGAACAGGGTCGTGTCCGATACGGTATATGACCTTCCTAAACTTGTACTCTTCAGCTATAATGTTGGATTCTTCTATCTCAGGCAAGACAACAAGTTGCCTAGTGGTCGTGTTAAAAATTTGTGCATTTGTGCCATTTGTAAAGCACATCAACCCGCGATAAACGTGAGATACCGAGTAGCCTTTCATCGCTGAGATTGTCAAATCTTGGTCAATTACAAAGGAACCGTCCAAGTCAGGAGAAGACGGTGACGATGATACTAATATATTTTCTTCGTCGAAGCCCAACCACATGTATATACGTGGCGATGATGAAAGGTCGGTAAGATATTTGGAACAAACAATGGATGACCAGAGCTTGGAGACTAATTTGAACCTCGTTAGAGATTTGTGAGGGAGTCTCCTGAAAATCTCTATCACGAGATCTAAAGGAATCTCCAGTGACGGTTCATGGCCCTTAGATATGTCTCTACGTCTTCTTCTTCTTATTACCTTCGATCTCCTCTTCGTTCTTCTTGTGTCTCGTTGTAAGATGACTCCAAGGTCAAAAGAAAAAACCATATTTTTTTAGTATCATCACACGATATTGTTTGTGATAGAAAACACTGATTATGTGCTTTTTTGGTATCTAATTTAAACCCGAGAAACATCCTTTTTCTTTTTGAATTAGGAACTAGGAACTTATCATTTAAATGTGTTTTCCTTTGCATATTGTAAAATACTTACAGATATTTACTTGATACGCAAGAATGCATACATAACTTGAATTTTATCAAAAGAGATATTCTTCTCAAGAAACCAAGAGAGAATTTTATAAAAGAAAAATAATTATTAAAAGGTTAACCCGATAATGGCTTTGCAGCCGCCAAATAGAACAAATCACAATGGACTTCTAATATTTCGTTGAAATTTTATTCTCTCTTAAGACGATAACTGGATATCGATCCGCGCAATCGCGCCGGTTTTTGTTTTTATTTTTTTTATATTATAAATATTTTGTCTTCAATTCTAAATTGGTATATATTATAATATATACGTGTCTATCAATTTTTAAAGCATAATAAGTTTACTGTATATTTTTCATTAAATAAATTGTTTCAAACTTTCACATGTATATGTATCTTCTTATATATATATATATATATTTATTTTTTGGATTATTAGTATATTATTAAAATTGTAACTATATATATAAAGATTAGTAAAATATTGTTTTATTATCATATTCAAAAATATTGTAACATTTCACAAATTTAGAAAGTTTTTAAAAAATTAAACTTTTCGCTTCACAGATTTATATTATCGAATAAATAACTAAACATTTAGTTTTTGTTTAATTTTTAAAATAAACTACATAGTTTAAAATTTTTTTTCATTGGTTTAAAGTAGTAAAGATTAATCATTGTTAGATAATGTGATTTTTGTTATTTAAAAAAAAAGTCTTTATAATTTTAAAAGTTAACATCGACAAATATTTAAATATTTAGCATATAGAGGTATAACTTTACAACATTAAATTATATCTATTTAATTTATACTATCTATAAATCCAATGGATCATCTATTGTTTAAATCCAATTATTGATAGCCCAATAAAAATTTATGGTATGTCCAAAATTTAAATGATAAGATTAGATATTAAATGTAACATGACTTTCTAGGAATATGTTCATTAGGTCCATTTTATAAAAAATCACACATGAATCAAGGTTGTGAATTTTGTTTTAATATGTAAGATGATTTGGTTGATGTCAGGATGCACTATATTTCAATTCTCTTTCCATTAATACTTTTAGTTTAGTTTCAATTAATTATAGTTAAGATCACGGGAATTAATTATTTTTGAGAAATATAGACTCTAAAGATCAAAATGACCAAAATGGTTCATTAAAGAGGTAAGGGTTGACTAATCCAAACCTTAGGGTTTAGAGTTAAAGGGTGTGAATTTGAGTTTGAGATTTAAAATTTTATAAAATAAAAAATAAATATTAAAAATTTGAAAATAAAAATTTTTTAAATAGTTTCAAAAAGTATTTTCGAATTACAAAAAGAAAATTTGAAAAAAAATAAAAAATAAAAAAAATTATAAAAAAGTTTGAATTTGAAAACATATAATCTAAAACTGTAAAAAGTTATTTTTCAAATTTTTTATTTTTTTATATATATAGGGTATTATAATTTTTTTACCTATTAAATGAAACATTTTGGTCGTTTTACTCCTTGTGATCAAAACTTCAAAATGGTCTATTTAGGAGAATTGCCATCATTTCTTACATATACAAATTAGCCAGAGCAAAAAAATTAATTAAGCAGCTTCATTGTTAACGACAAGAGGGGAAAGATTAGATAAGTGAGAAGATGTGAAGCTCATAGATGATGATGGCTCCATTGCAGACAATCCAAAATGGAAACATCTATATCACAAATTTTCTTTAACTCACATCTGATTATGTCTAGTAAATAAATAATTCAGCAAGAACATTATTAGTCTTTCTTGCAAGATTTGTAAAGTGACCAAATTCTTTTTATATATAATTGCATACAAAGTCATTTCTTGGAGTTCATCAAGAAACTAAAACTCTCAACAATTTCTTTGGGAGAGCGAGAGACCCTCTTTAGACCTCCTCTCAATCCTATCATCATTCTACTCCACTTTCACTGGCTATTAATGTACTCTTCATAGTAATCATCACTTATAACCGACACAAACCTGTCCAGCCAAGGTAGCTGGTGAAGATCTTTCATAGCAGCTTCAACATACGATGACTCTCTACATTGAGGCGGGGACTGATAAGAAGTGTTGTGAGATTAAACCCACCAGCAGCTAAGAACCGTTGGATCAGAGCTAGCTGAGACCTTTCTTGCTCTGAGTAAGCGTCCATTACACTTGGCATTGAGTTGAATGTGTCCCAAGGCCATTGCTCAAGTTCCTGGATAGTGTCTTCTTGATCTTCTTCTTCTTCATCATCCCAAAAAGCACAAGTGCAACTCTGTTGTCCTTCTCTGTACTCTCCTCCACAACAGTAGCAAAACTCTACCGCTACACGAGCAAGGGTAAGAGCTTGGTGAAGATCACATAAAGGAGCAAGCTTTAGAACAAACCCATCAAGGCTACTTGTTTTCTCCAACACCCTTTCTCTCAGAGCTACCAAGATAGGGGTCTCAAGCTTCTCCTCATTAGTTATCTGCAAAAGCCATTTGGTATAAAACAACAAAGCTAACAAAGAGAGATAATGAAACCACTTGGAAAAAAGAGGACTTGCCTGATTATAAAGCAGCTCTGAATCAGTTACAGCAACCACTGAGTGGAGATTGTTCTCTAAAGCTACTGTAAGGCCATCGAGTAAAGCTAAGTAGTTAGCTACAGAGTTTGAGCATAAAAGTCCAGCTTCTTCTGGACCTGAATCAACTCAAAATCTTCTCCTGACCTCTCCAACACAACACCGATTCCTGAATGACCAGAACTTGAATCTCCTCTCTCGGTTATTGAAACTCCTTTGAAGAACATCTTAACAGAGAACTCATCATCAAGTTCATCTCTTTGGCTGTATTATCATCAGTTTCCTTTAACCATACTTGTTCATCATCACCACAACAGCTTCTAAAATCTTCCTCATCTACTATGTGATTCAATGACAGCTCATCATCATCAACATCACAAGAAACCTCTTGATTCTCCATGTTTGGCTACAAAAAGGTACAAACTTTATTTACTTAGCGACAAACCAAGGAAGCCCAGTAAGAGCCAAACCTTGTGGACATCATCTAACCTCAAACCTAGAGAGAGAACATGAAAAAGAAATAAACTTTACGTTACAGATCAGCAGAACAGCTAATCTTACACCAACAGATCAGCATAAATTAAATTCATTCAGACAATAACAAAAGAAACAGCTTGATTTGTTCACCGGCCACTGAAACCAACCAAACGCCTCAATTATTACATTAACTAAAGAGGGAAAATAATTAAATAATAAGAAAAAACAATTAGAGATATGTTTAAGATCATTAAGGAAGAACACAAACCCAGAGATATCTTATCAAGTAGAGGGGGATTTACATTTACACTTGGAAACTAAAACTACGACGAAAATTCTAAGCTGCCCATCTTCAAAGTCTCTGTTTTTTTTATTTTTCCAAGGGAGAAAAGGTGAAATTTACTTTATTTTTGCATTGTTTTGGATGTTCATGTTTCTACTGGAATTTGTGGAGAGAAGGGGAAGAATCATCGGTGTTTCTGTTTTTTTTTTTCTCTCTCCTCGAATGACGTAAGTCAACAGTTTTTTACTTTATTTTCAGGATTAGGGTATCGGTTTGTATATGGATCTAATTGATTTTTTCAGGTATTAGATTTTCAGGTTCAAAAATTGCAAATACTTGGTCAGATTCGAGTTGGATCCTTCCGATGGGTCAGTTTACTGATATGTAAAAACCAGAAAGTAACCAATTATCTATTGTGTGTTTCAAAAAAAAAACCAATTATCTATTGTATTTACTTTCTATTGTATTTGATGTGGGTTTGGATATTTTAAACCTAAATAACCAAACTATGATTTGATTCAGATATTTTATATTTCAACTATCAAAAAATAATTAAAATATATATTAAATATGGTCGAAATCGTCAAAATAATCATAGATACGACTTGATTAGAGCACTTTATATCCGAGCTATCCAATTTTTTTTATAAAAAAAAGTTAAAATATTTATTTTATATTTTTTATTTTAAGTATTATAATTAATATATATATATATACTTATTTACTTTTCAGTGTGGATTAGGTTTGACATCATTTTTGAATATAATGATATAGGATTCATTCCAATATTTAGATTTGATTCAACTAGGCTTGAAATTCTAATTTTCGGATTAATTCTGAAACGATTTTTCGGATGTAAATATATGTTTAACCTACTTTATTCTTTCTTTTAATTATTTTTTATTTACTTTATGTATTTCTTGGCTGGCATTCTCGAACTGTGATGCAAGTTTATACATTTCTCCACGGCTTCTTTGTTAATTAGCAAATAATTAAAATGTGAAGACAGAAGATTAGTTAAGTTAAACCTGTAATCGAATTGGATTAGTCCCTGAAGAAGTATAGCTTAAGAAACCAAAGAAGCACATGGTCTATTACTGTAAGAAAACAATTATTTGGAAAAACTAGTTTCCATACATTTTAAGGAATTTATTCTTTCAAAATCTTGATTGGATGCAAAATGGTTTTTGGAAAAACAGAAACCAAAAACTAATCCAAAAACCACAAACAATCAATCTTTAAATAAAGATAACAAAAGGAAAAGTTAAATTTTAAAATGAACTATTGCTGCAACAGAAAACATTCAAGAACACTTGTGGCAGCAACAAGTTTGAAAATGGAGACATCAATCATTAGCTTAACTATCTTAACTTAATTTAAATAGGGGAATTTGAATATCAACTTAATAGCTTTTTAGGGCATCTCGAACCTATGCCACCATTTTAGTATCAAAATCACATTATTTTAGTGTATTTTTAGCACCAAATTTTTTTGACTCTCCAATCACAATATTAAATGTTACACCAAAAAAGAATATTTTTCATTATTTTATTATTAATCAAAATTCTGTTATTTTTTTAATAATTTTAATAAATATTAATAATTTTATGACTAAAATATATTAAATCATATTAAAATAATTATATTTAAATATAATATTATTATAATATATTATTAAATTATAATGTTACATGAATTAATTAAACTCACAAAATTTAAATTATAATATACTAAATCTAAAGATTATAATTTTCCAACCACACATCTTTAAATATTTTTTTATGAATTTTAAATTTAACTTATATTTGTTTTATTTAAGCTAATATTTATATTAATTAATATAATGATGATGTACTAAAATTATTTAATTCAGTTTTAAACTAATCATACAGATCAAATGTAGTCAAATATAATTAAACAATACATAAATAAATAGTTATGACAAAAAACATTTGTCGTCGCTACAGTGTTGCACCAAATATAGCGTGGTACCGTAGCAAAAAAGATAATCACACTAAAATGCAGTTAAATATGCAGTTGGATTGAAAAAAAAAACATCAAATCAGATACTATTTTGGTGTTTTGCAGTGTGGTTCGAGTTGGCTTGCAGTGCTGTGGCAACGGAACAAAAAGTACAGAACAGAGGAAATAAACAAAACAGATGTGATTGCTAAAAGAACAAACCAAATAAATTGAACAATAACATCCCTTGAATGATGATCAAACTAATATAACATTGTTTTCACTACATTAAAAAAAACAATGTA is a genomic window containing:
- the LOC106305554 gene encoding F-box/kelch-repeat protein At4g19930-like, producing the protein MVFSFDLGVILQRDTRRTKRRSKVIRRRRRRDISKGHEPSLEIPLDLVIEIFRRLPHKSLTRFKLVSKLWSSIVCSKYLTDLSSSPRIYMWLGFDEENILVSSSPSSPDLDGSFVIDQDLTISAMKGYSVSHVYRGLMCFTNGTNAQIFNTTTRQLVVLPEIEESNIIAEEYKFRKVIYRIGHDPVHDQYKVVCIVSTHNVRRMEHWVFTLGGGVSRQWRKIPSPCPQHSPFTQGLTMNGRMYYLGLVPDLLSPVFVRFDISSEEISVLQNVEDAFWCRYYYTEIIEYDGRLAILDYSDLVKDGVMELWVREDEEKNSWSRKTLVLHPSHMNMVKTHIVHNMSLRVQGTTRNCDVILVPQHITRPDDQFIVLPQVTTHFYVFLYNLQKNHLRKVYIKSNRYNTKRWDVVGFDDIENFMSL